Proteins from a genomic interval of Candidatus Hydrogenedentota bacterium:
- a CDS encoding Gfo/Idh/MocA family oxidoreductase translates to MKDGTVVSRRTVLAAGAAALGAPAILAGAAPTSDPVRVGHIGAGTRGWDLIKYTGSAETAKVVAVCDVYKPHLERGIEAGNNPDAKRYANYRDLLADPQVEAVVIAAPDHWHEQMAIDASNAGKAVYCEKGMSTSVASAKRMREVIRKNKTVFQLGHQGRQYPSTAEAGKRIRDGELGPVTLVHTGRYFNGTKERAPWRWYGYYSVWDRPDPAQVVKDLDWEAWLGPAPKIDFNEQHFWHWRCYWAYGTGQAGDLLSHEMDHVQSVLGWGIPDSCMCTGFNAFYRDGRETPDTWQANYVFEKHDCSVSFEGCMNSGREQPPEYIGKKGRLIFNGIGQDANHFLVYPDAPAFPHMGRQAKPAYTYDPTDGPQWPTHMNDFLRCVRTGETPKCNVDEAFIEVVTLLMSVQSYHEKRQVRWDPATEEIV, encoded by the coding sequence ATGAAGGACGGCACAGTCGTTTCACGTCGGACGGTGCTTGCGGCGGGCGCGGCGGCGCTGGGGGCGCCGGCAATTCTGGCGGGCGCGGCCCCCACTTCGGACCCGGTGCGGGTGGGCCACATCGGCGCGGGCACGCGCGGGTGGGACCTGATCAAGTACACGGGCTCGGCGGAGACGGCGAAGGTGGTGGCGGTCTGCGACGTGTACAAGCCGCATCTGGAGCGGGGCATCGAGGCGGGCAACAACCCGGACGCGAAGCGGTACGCCAACTACCGCGACCTGCTCGCGGACCCGCAGGTGGAGGCCGTCGTCATCGCAGCGCCGGACCACTGGCACGAGCAGATGGCCATTGACGCGTCGAACGCGGGCAAGGCGGTCTACTGCGAGAAGGGCATGTCCACCTCGGTGGCGTCGGCCAAGCGCATGCGCGAGGTGATCCGGAAGAACAAGACGGTGTTCCAGCTCGGTCACCAGGGGCGGCAGTACCCCTCGACCGCCGAGGCCGGAAAGCGCATCCGCGACGGCGAGCTCGGCCCCGTCACGCTCGTTCACACGGGCCGCTATTTCAACGGCACCAAGGAGCGCGCGCCGTGGCGCTGGTACGGCTACTACTCCGTCTGGGACCGGCCCGACCCGGCGCAGGTGGTGAAGGACCTCGACTGGGAGGCGTGGCTCGGCCCCGCGCCCAAGATTGACTTCAACGAGCAGCATTTCTGGCACTGGCGCTGCTACTGGGCCTATGGCACCGGCCAGGCCGGCGACCTGCTTTCCCACGAGATGGACCACGTCCAGAGCGTGCTGGGCTGGGGCATCCCCGACTCCTGCATGTGCACGGGGTTCAACGCCTTCTACCGCGACGGCCGCGAGACGCCGGACACCTGGCAGGCGAACTACGTCTTCGAGAAACACGACTGCTCCGTGTCCTTCGAGGGCTGCATGAACTCCGGCCGCGAGCAGCCGCCCGAGTACATCGGCAAGAAGGGCCGCCTCATCTTCAACGGCATCGGCCAGGACGCCAACCACTTCCTCGTCTACCCCGACGCGCCCGCCTTCCCCCACATGGGGCGGCAGGCCAAGCCGGCCTACACCTACGACCCGACCGACGGCCCCCAGTGGCCCACGCACATGAACGACTTCCTCCGTTGCGTCCGCACCGGCGAGACGCCCAAGTGCAACGTGGACGAGGCCTTCATCGAGGTCGTCACCCTCCTCATGAGCGTCCAGTCCTACCACGAAAAGCGCCAGGTCCGCTGGGACCCCGCCACCGAGGAGATCGTCTGA